The genomic window TTAGGAATAGAAAGTTCTTGTGATGAAACAGCTATAGCAATAGTTGAAGATGGGAAAAAAGTATACAGTAATATAATTTCAACTCAAATAGAAATACATAAAAAATACGGTGGAGTAGTTCCAGAAATTGCTTCAAGGCATCATATAGAAAATATAACATATGTATTTTATGAATGTTTAGAAAAAGCGAATATGACTATAAATGATATAGACTATATTGCAGTAACTAATAAACCAGGGCTTATAGGCTCTTTACTGGTAGGTTTAATGTTTGCAAAAGGTTTAAGTTATAAGCATAATATACCTTTAATTCCAGTAAATCATTTAGAAGGGCATATATATTCTACTTTTTTAGAAAATGAAGTAAGTTTACCTGCAATAACAGTGGTTGCTTCTGGTGGTCATACTTGTATATATAATATGGATGAAAATCATAATTTAGAATTAATGGGAGAGACCTTAGATGATGCAATAGGAGAAGCCTATGATAAGGTTGCAAGAATGGTAGGGCTTAGTTATCCTGGCGGACCATCTATTGAAAAGGCTAGTATTAATGGAGAAAATAATTTAGATATACCTATGCCTAATATTAAAGAATATGATTTAAGTTTTAGTGGTATTAAAACTTATGTTACAAACTATATCAATAAATGCAATATGAAAAATGAAAAAATTATAATAGAAGATATTTGTAAATCTTTTCAAGAGACAGCCATAGAACACTTGAAAAGAAAGGCTATAAAAGCAGTTGTAGATACTAATTCTAAGACAATAGCAATAGCAGGTGGAGTATCAGCTAATAAATATTTAAGAAAAGTTTTAAATGAAGCAGAAGAACTAAAAAATGTTGAAATCAATTTCCCCGTAAAAATGGAATATTGCACTGATAATGGTGCTATGATTGCAGCAGCAGCATACTATAATTTAAAATATAAGAAAAATGAAATTGTAAAAGATTTTGATGCGACTTCTACAAAAGAGTTTCATAGAGTATAATAAATTAGAAATAGGAGGGGTGAATATGTTTTATAGAAATTTTATAGATAGAACTATAAATACTAGATTTAATGAAAGAATTAGAAGAAGAAAACCATATTTAAAAAGAGAAAGAATGTTTGAAGAACCTTTAACACATTTAAAAGAAAAGTTTTCAATAGGAGAAGATAGATATTTTGACAAAGCACCATTACCTAACCTATATTATACTAATGAAGTGGTTTTAATGCCTAAAAATAAGACAA from Oceanivirga salmonicida includes these protein-coding regions:
- the tsaD gene encoding tRNA (adenosine(37)-N6)-threonylcarbamoyltransferase complex transferase subunit TsaD, with translation MIILGIESSCDETAIAIVEDGKKVYSNIISTQIEIHKKYGGVVPEIASRHHIENITYVFYECLEKANMTINDIDYIAVTNKPGLIGSLLVGLMFAKGLSYKHNIPLIPVNHLEGHIYSTFLENEVSLPAITVVASGGHTCIYNMDENHNLELMGETLDDAIGEAYDKVARMVGLSYPGGPSIEKASINGENNLDIPMPNIKEYDLSFSGIKTYVTNYINKCNMKNEKIIIEDICKSFQETAIEHLKRKAIKAVVDTNSKTIAIAGGVSANKYLRKVLNEAEELKNVEINFPVKMEYCTDNGAMIAAAAYYNLKYKKNEIVKDFDATSTKEFHRV